In Mytilus edulis chromosome 4, xbMytEdul2.2, whole genome shotgun sequence, the following proteins share a genomic window:
- the LOC139518536 gene encoding uncharacterized protein yields MAFSQPLHKSQIPINCHLCDIEKNIKWKCLECELLMCDNCKIKKHPRIKNSINHKVIDIKDIGQHSEELDFINIKCRDHPGQTCCVFCKSCNSLVCPTCESKVYKKHDLIEIRDAYNIKKDKLKTGQRKIETDKAEVLTKKGHLEKLKNSENAKYTRVMRNIKNQEESLKQAVEKHIEKLRNEVDQDRKTVMQSIDADLDTISRSMQQSDEKNTEIEDLINSTNSAKFFHEVGRIENSMEVPAPKPKSTYKSIPDFVPGEIYQSNVGVLQSKNSPLELSVSLNINKQYQTEISHVSDIIPCLYDKSIFMNSNLDAQLMKGNHVGNNLRISSLNIKVYGMALTDDNDILLATGKSRIQQLSTNTGKITDTVYDISPLISTTVHVTSNNKVIIGVVNSEVQYKVIVMNKKGEYEAVYGHDQHNQLIFNYLQSISSTSNGNVHVVDYYPGSDKGRVVVLGQGGGIINTYTGHIEINQDKPFKPIRIVRTPTDNVIVTDMDIHTLHILNNNGQLLSCYKTSDIGILCPFSLAFTQNGQLLIGCTRPKGSTTKEAKIYEVTISGC; encoded by the coding sequence ATGGCGTTTTCCCAACCACTTCATAAAAGTCAAATACCTATCAACTGTCATTTGTGTGATATCGAGAAAAACATAAAATGGAAATGCCTTGAGTGTGAACTTTTAATGTGTgacaattgtaaaataaaaaaacatccaAGAATTAAAAACTCAATCAACCATAAGGTGATAGATATCAAAGATATAGGACAGCACAGTGAGGAGTTagattttattaatataaaatgcaGAGACCACCCAGGACAAACTTGTTGCGTTTTTTGCAAGTCATGCAACAGTCTTGTGTGTCCAACTTGTGAATCGAAAGTATACAAGAAACATGATTTAATTGAAATCAGGGAtgcatataacataaaaaaagacaaactgaaaACAGGACAGAGGAAAATTGAGACAGACAAAGCTGAAGTGCTAACCAAGAAAGGACACTTGGAAAAACTTAAGAATAGTGAAAATGCTAAATATACAAGAGTCATGAGGAATATTAAGAATCAAGAAGAATCTTTGAAACAGGCTGTtgaaaaacatattgaaaaattaagaaatgaagTGGATCAAGATCGAAAAACTGTTATGCAATCCATTGATGCTGACCTTGATACCATATCAAGATCCATGCAACAGTCTGATGAAAAAAACACTGAAATAGAAGATTTAATCAACAGCACTAACAGTGCTAAATTTTTCCATGAAGTAGGCAGAATCGAAAATTCAATGGAAGTACCAGCACCAAAACCCAAGTCAACCTACAAATCCATACCAGACTTTGTACCAGGGGAGATATATCAGTCTAATGTTGGAGTGTTACAAAGTAAGAACAGTCCACTAGAATTAAGTGTTTCTCTtaatatcaataaacaatatcagactgaaATTAGCCATGTATCAGATATAATTCCTTGTTTATATGACAAGTCAATCTTCATGAATTCCAATTTAGATGCACAGCTAATGAAAGGAAATCATGTAGGAAACAATTTGAGAATATCTTCTCTGAATATCAAAGTATATGGTATGGCACTCACAGATGACAATGACATATTACTAGCTACTGGGAAATCTAGAATACAACAACTCAGCACAAACACTGGGAAAATAACAGACACGGTGTATGATATCTCACCTTTAATATCTACAACTGTCCATGTGACAAGCAATAACAAAGTCATAATAGGAGTTGTTAATAGTGAGGTACAATATAAGGTAATAGTAATGAATAAGAAAGGGGAGTATGAAGCTGTGTATGGACATGACCAACATAATCAACTTATATTTAATTATCTCCAGAGTATAAGCAGTACCAGTAATGGGAATGTTCATGTGGTAGATTATTACCCAGGTAGTGACAAAGGTAGAGTGGTGGTTTTAGGACAGGGAGGGGGTATAATCAACACATATACAGGACATATAGAGATCAACCAAGATAAACCATTCAAGCCAATCAGAATTGTGAGAACACCAACAGACAATGTAATTGTGACTGATATGGATATTCATACCTTACATATACTAAACAACAATGGCCAATTACTGTCATGTTATAAAACAAGTGACATAGGAATACTATGTCCATTCTCTCTTGCCTTCACACAAAATGGACAACTTTTGATAGGCTGTACTCGACCAAAAGGCAGCACAACCAAAGAAGCAAAGATATATGAAGTAACTATATCAGGATGTTAA